A window of Pseudomonas alcaliphila JAB1 genomic DNA:
CTGTTTCTGGAAATCGATCCGTCGACGGTGGACGTCAATGTTCACCCAACCAAGCATGAAGTGCGTTTTCGTGACAGCCGCATGGTCCATGACTTCCTCTACGGCACCCTGCATCGCGCCCTGGCCGATGTACGCCCGGAAGATCAGGTGGCGGCTCCGGCAGCCATCTCACCCATGGCGCGCCCGAGCGGCCTGGCTGCCGGAGAGTTTGGCCCGCAGGGCGAAATGGGTCTGGCGGCCAGCATTCTTGAAACCCCGGCTCCCAGCCTGCAGCCGGCCTGGCGCGGCAGTGGTGCTGGCTACCAGCAGCCTGCAGGTAACCCCGGCGTATCCGCTGGCGAAGCCCAGGCAGCGTATCGCGAGTACTTCTCGCCGCTGCCGAGCGCTCAGGCTCAGTCGATGCCGCAGGAGCAGGGCGACATTCCACCACTCGGTTACGCCGTGGCGCAGCTCAAAGGCGTCTACATCCTCGCCGAAAACGCTCAGGGCCTGGTGGTGGTGGACATGCACGCCGCGCACGAGCGCATCACTTACGAGCGGCTCAAGCACGCCATGGCCAGTGAGGGCTTGCGCGGCCAGCCGCTGCTGGTGCCGGAGTCCATCGCCCTCAGCCAGCGCGAGGCCGATTGCGCCGAGGAGCATGGTGAGTGGTTCCAGCGCCTGGGCTTCGAGCTGCAGCGCCTGGGTGAGGAAACCGTGGCGATTCGCCAGATTCCGGCACTGCTCAAACAGGCTGAGGCCACCCAGCTGGTGCGTGACGTGCTGGCCGATCTGCTCGAGTACGGCACCAGCGACCGCATCCAGGCACATCTCAACGAGCTGCTGGCGACCATGGCCTGCCACGGTGCGGTGCGCGCCAACCGGCGCCTGACCATTCCCGAGATGAACGCCCTGCTGCGCGATATGGAACAGACCGAACGCAGTGGCCAGTGCAACCACGGGCGTCCGACCTGGACGCAGTTGAGTATGGATCAGCTCGACAAGTTGTTCATGCGTGGTCAGTAATTGAATGAAGCCCTGAGTCAGGGGCGCCCGTCTTCGTGTTTCGAGCCATATCGATGTCTTCGCTTCCTCCTGCAATCTTCCTGATGGGCCCGACTGCCGCCGGCAAGACCGATCTGGCCCTGGAGCTGGCGCGCGTATTGCCGTGTGACCTGATCAGTGTCGATTCGGCGCTGGTCTATCGCGGTATGGACATCGGCACGGCCAAGCCCGAGCGAGTCGTTCTGGACGAATTTCCCCATGCGTTGATCGATATTCGCGATCCGCTCGAGAGTTATTCGGCGGCGGAATTTCGCGCCGATGCCCTGGCTGCCATGGCCGAGAGCGCCGCACGTGGGCGTATTCCGCTGCTGGTAGGCGGCACCATGCTCTATTACAAGGCGCTGTTGGAGGGCTTGGC
This region includes:
- the mutL gene encoding DNA mismatch repair endonuclease MutL, translating into MSVMSRIHLLSPRLANQIAAGEVVERPASVAKELLENSLDSGARRIDVDVEQGGVKLLKVRDDGGGIAPDDLPLALARHATSKIRELEDLEAVLSMGFRGEALASISSVSRLTLTSRTADADQAWQVETEGRDMEPRVQPAAHPVGTSVEVRDLFFNTPARRKFLRAEKTEFDHLQEVIKRLALARFDVAFHLRHNGKTVFALHEAGDEVSRARRVASVCGPAFLEQALPIEIERGGLRLWGWVGLPTFSRSQADLQYFYVNGRMVRDKLVAHAVRQAYRDVLFNGRHPTFVLFLEIDPSTVDVNVHPTKHEVRFRDSRMVHDFLYGTLHRALADVRPEDQVAAPAAISPMARPSGLAAGEFGPQGEMGLAASILETPAPSLQPAWRGSGAGYQQPAGNPGVSAGEAQAAYREYFSPLPSAQAQSMPQEQGDIPPLGYAVAQLKGVYILAENAQGLVVVDMHAAHERITYERLKHAMASEGLRGQPLLVPESIALSQREADCAEEHGEWFQRLGFELQRLGEETVAIRQIPALLKQAEATQLVRDVLADLLEYGTSDRIQAHLNELLATMACHGAVRANRRLTIPEMNALLRDMEQTERSGQCNHGRPTWTQLSMDQLDKLFMRGQ